GTGTTTGAGGCTGCGCTCTGGGACATGGGTGCTCTTCTGCCAGCCTCGAGGCCAAACGGGGCAGGACGGGGCCCCAAGGGTGCCACCGGCAGCGGTGAGGATTTTGGGGTCCCACTGTGTGACAGGGAGGGGGCCCTGCCTCCTGTGGTCCcccccaccctgccctgctccctggcGTGTCCCGCAGAGCCTCGGTGGCCCCGGGCGCTGGGGCTGGACGCTGGCAGGCGACATTTGCAGTGAAACCTAATGGGATAAACCAATTCCCCTAACCCACTTAGCCGGCTGATCCAATAAAGGTGGCTGGGAATAAAGTGTGTGCGTGGTCTTAATGCatcctccccccaccccgtcCCCCCTGTGCCCCCGGTCCTGGCAGTGCTCTCTGTCGCAGCCCGGCCCCCAgaggcagtggcagcagggacggggacagaGGTGGCCCTGGGGCTGCGACTTGGTGGCCCCCACGGACGGGCAGCAGGAGTGGTGGCCGTGCTGGTGGAAGCGGCTCAGATCCCCGTGGGATAACCCAAGACAAAGAGGGTGCAGGTGGGTCatgggggcctgggggggcaGATCTGTGGCGTCCACTGGCACTGGGGCTTGCTCAGCCTCCTGTCCCCAAGGGCCACCGCTCTGGGGGCCTGTGGGGCCCTGAGCAGCATCGCTGgtccctgtgctgcttttctgtaatAGGGGTTTGGGAGGGTGCTGTGATGGGGATGGAGGGTGGGGAGATGGGGgaaggatggggatggggagatggggatgggggggaaggatggggatggagggatggggggaaggatggggatggggagatagggatgggggggaaggatggggatggggagatgggggatggggatggggagatggggatggagagatAGGGGGAAGGATGGTGATGGAGGGATGGGGAGATGGGGGAAAGGATGGGAATGggaagatggggagggagggatgagGGGAGGATGTGGATGGAGGGATAGGGAGATGGGGTGgaaggatggggatggggagatgGGGGGAAGAATGGGGATATAGAGATGAGGAtggagggatgggatgggggtgAGAGGGATGGGGATGTaggggtggggatgggatgggagggaCAGTGCAGTTGGatggctggggcaggagaaaGGGGGCAGAACAGATGGGGCATGAGCACAGGGAtgctgggggcaggagcagctgtgcagggccaggggggctggggcagaagcagggctgggagcgcagggaggggacaggagagCAGGGACAGGGTCTGAAggccaggagggcagcaggaggggacaggaggggacaggagccagcagctcaGGGCCGGGCGTGCCGCGGCAGCCGGGAGCCACCCCCGGGCGCAGGTGACGCAGCGGCACCAGGAAGCGTCGGGGGCCCCGTGGCAGGTGAGGGCcgggtgggtgctgctgctgcggggtgGGCACCACAGCCACCAGGGTGGGCACCGCAGCCACCGACCCGTGGCTTCGCTGCCTTCCCTCTCTATCCCCACAGGCCGGCATGGACGGGGCTCCGCCATCCGCCAGCCCCGCCGGGCTCTCGGCATACGTGGCCGTGTCGCAGCTGCTGGGCCTGACGCTGCTGGCGGCCACGGGAGCGTGGCTGGGCCGCTACCGGGGTGGCGTGGCCTGGCAGGGCCAGCTGCAGTTCAACGTCCACCCACTCTGCATGGTGCTTGGCATGGTTTTCCTCCAAGGTGACGGTGAGCAGGGGCCGCGGGGAGGGCGCTCGGCCATCCTCATCCTCCGGCAGCCTTCAAAGCCCCCTGAGGTGCAGCCCCCCCGGTGCCACTGGGATGGGAGGTGAAGGGGGCAGAGTGGTGGTAAATGAAGTTGGGGAGACACTCTGGCCAGCCCCACACCTGTGTGCAGCACCCCAGGGAGATGGGGGTGTCCCAGCGAGGTTGGGGGGACCCTCAGGTGCTGCCCCAGCACTCACCCACCCTCTCCCCGTCAGCTCTTCTGGTCTACCGGGTGTTCAGGAACGAAGCCAAGCGCTCCACCAAGACCCTGCACGCTCTGCTCCACGGCCTGGCGCTGGTGATCGCCCTCgtgggtgggtgctggggctgggggtgatggggggggggaggggggaaccGGATCCGGCCCCGGCGGTGTAACGGGCTCCTTTCTGCAGGCATCGTCGCGGTCTTCGAGTCCCACCGTGCCAAGGGCATCGCCGACATGTACAGCCTGCACAGCTGGTGCGGGATGGCTGCCTTCGTGCTCTACCTTGTGCAGGTGAGGGATGGGGAGCCCCGGcacccctggggggggggggggggaggggcaggtacagggcccccagcaccccctgaCACTCCTGCACCCCGCAGTGGCTCCTGGGGTGCGGTTTCTTCCTGGCCCCCGGCGCGTCCTTCTCGCTGCGCAGCCGCTACAAGCCCCAGCACATCTTCTTCGGCATCGCCCTCTTTGCCCTCTCCATCGCCACCTGCTTGCTGGGCATCACCGAGATGCTGCTCTTCAACATCAGGTGGGTGAAcgacttggggggggggtggggtgttaatagcccccagccccccccccccaaaaatgctgctccagccccagccccgcagggcAGTGCCTGGCCCCTGCCCGGGCTGAGGTTCTGTGGCTCTGATCCCCCCCGAGCgtttcagttctgctgctgctgagtcaCTTCCAGATGATGCTTAACGGGGGCCGCATACTGCTCAGCTTCTTCTTTGCTCCTGGTGGGGAACGCAGCAAGTGCTGCCGCCTCTCTGCTGCCAGGTGTTTGCAGAAACCCCTGGGAAGCTTGGCTGGAGGACACGGGGATGTCCCTGTCCCCTGAAAGCCCACTGCCCATcgggctgcaggctggggttCCCCCTTGCCCCAGCACTGTGGGGACACGGCCACGGGGCGCCCCCAGGAGCCCCCTCCCTGTGGCCGGGGGAGCTCAGCTGGTGGGGGGGCTCTGGGCTGCCCATGGCCGGGTCTGTAGGACTGTGCCCCCCTTCTCCCTGCTATCAcccaaagcaagcagcagcctcaCTTCTTGCTCAGATTTGGGGGCAGGGGACATTTCCCGGTGCCCGTGCTCAGCTTTGGGGCCACCCCACCTTCCTCCAGGAGGACAAGGATGAGGATGGAAGGGGtcccagccagggcagggccAGGCCACCCACGCCCCAAGGCTCGAGCATCCCTCTCCGTGCCCGCAGGGACTCCTACAGCCAATTCGTGCCCGAGGGTGTCCTGGCCAACAccgtggggctgctgctggtggccttCGGGCTGGTGGTGGGCTACGTGCTGACGCGGGACGAATGGAAGCGCCCGCCGCTGGCCGAGGAGCTGGCCCTCTCCATGGACTTCAAGACCCTCACGGAGGGCGAGAGCCCCGGTGGCAGCCAGtgacagccccagctcccctgtccccagcaggggTGGGTGTCGGATGTCCCTGCGCCCCGCCACCCATCTTCGTGCCCGGTGCCGGTGGGCAGAGCCTTTGCTCGGGGCTCCGTGCAGctcccaggacccccccccccatgcaccCCGAGCATCCCCTGACCTGCGTGGGGACGGAGTTGCCGCTGCACACAGGGtccccaggctctgccctggTGACCTCAGGCTGACAGCCTGCATTTCCCTGCCGTGAAGCTCCAAAGCCCAAAGCCCATCCCCATTTCTTTACGCCAAATGGATCTGACGGTGCCGATCACGAAgatttttttacttgttttcagCCTGCACCCCTCCAGTGTGGCCACGTGCCGGGGCTGAGGCCACCAAAGGTTCCCAGAGCAACGTCAGTGCAACTTTAATGGGTTTGTGTTCCCTTCTTGTGCAATGTGTTGTCTGCAGAGTGGATGCTCCTGACCtaataaatatttgcagctaACCCTGCCCGGCTCCCATCTGTGCTCATCATTTTGGGTACCTGGGGTGTTGGAtcagcccctctgccccccaggAGCTGCGAGGCTGAGACATTTTGGGCAGCAGGGTGGGAAAAACACCAGTCCGCAGGCAGCTTCCAAGTGTTAACCATTTAtaaataagtacatttttttttcatacatacaGTTTTCATTGTACAGATTACAATCTGTATAcattggggtgggggggaaatgCATTCTTTTGAACTTTTCACATCTATCTCACAGCTCACATGTACAGACAAGAAAACTCTGCTCAAGCAaatacagcaaaggaaaaaatatgttttcttctttccttataCATGAGAGGCGAAGGCCTCCGCTGTCGGCAGGGGTTGCTCTCCCCACTGCACAATATCACAACTGTGTGGTGTTCAATATATCAGTAGAGAGAACAGAACATGCATTGAATAATATACTGTACAGAGAAAGTC
The sequence above is drawn from the Cygnus olor isolate bCygOlo1 chromosome 25, bCygOlo1.pri.v2, whole genome shotgun sequence genome and encodes:
- the LOC121059751 gene encoding cytochrome b561 — translated: MDGAPPSASPAGLSAYVAVSQLLGLTLLAATGAWLGRYRGGVAWQGQLQFNVHPLCMVLGMVFLQGDALLVYRVFRNEAKRSTKTLHALLHGLALVIALVGIVAVFESHRAKGIADMYSLHSWCGMAAFVLYLVQWLLGCGFFLAPGASFSLRSRYKPQHIFFGIALFALSIATCLLGITEMLLFNIRDSYSQFVPEGVLANTVGLLLVAFGLVVGYVLTRDEWKRPPLAEELALSMDFKTLTEGESPGGSQ